From a region of the Salmo trutta chromosome 10, fSalTru1.1, whole genome shotgun sequence genome:
- the LOC115201504 gene encoding proteinase-activated receptor 1-like has translation MTIPVNATKHHKNISETTSNDQNPMDKDMNIGSVNNNTNNTDTTFDRVAEVIGWITFAVGLPAIGLAIYTMKNLVKGPNPVPVHVISLLVSDIFSFIGRPQAATGSILSADTATLIFYFGIISNITFMVCIAQERHLLVAYPQCYGCCSKLKQSSIISLAMWGAPSAVLALAVFKYLFWFAVALLTPFPFLLFFFLDSWRALLCFRSTSTAEKKRSVGIQAAILTNYTVLFLPFILNILLESLKEEVRYLGLIANLLLYLSPLVDPFLYIFMTKGPREVVESLLCCKNKLSRQPETQTVVTLSETVTETRL, from the coding sequence ATGACTATACCGGTAAATGCAACTAAACACCACAAAAATATATCAGAAACCACCTCAAATGACCAGAACCCCATGGATAAAGATATGAATATAGGGTCTGTTAATAACAACACAAACAACACTGACACTACTTTTGACCGTGTTGCTGAGGTCATTGGCTGGATAACCTTTGCCGTTGGGCTACCTGCCATTGGATTGGCCATTTACACAATGAAGAACCTGGTCAAGGgtcccaaccctgttcctgtccatgtcatcagccttcttgtTTCAGACATTTTCAGTTTCATTGGAAGACCACAGGCTGCCACTGGGAGTATCCTATCGGCTGACACTGCTACCCTGATCTTTTATTTTGGCATCATATCCAACATTACTTTTATGGTTTGCATTGCACAAGAGCGACACCTGCTGGTGGCGTACCCCCAGTGCTACGGCTGCTGCAGCAAGCTTAAACAGTCCTCCATCATCTCCCTGGCTATGTGGGGAGCGCCCTCCGCTGTTCTGGCCCTCGCAGTGTTTAAATACTTGTTCTGGTTTGCAGTGGCCCTTCTCACTCCCTTCCCTTTTCTGTTGTTTTTCTTCCTCGACTCGTGGAGAGCGTTGCTATGTTTCAGGTCAACTTCTACAGCGGAGAAAAAAAGGTCTGTGGGTATACAGGCTGCAATCCTGACCAATTATACCGTGCTGTTTCTTCCCTTCATTCTGAACATTCTGCTCGAGTCGTTGAAGGAGGAAGTACGCTACTTAGGGCTGATTGCCAATCTGTTGCTGTATCTGAGTCCTCTAGTGGACCCGTTCCTCTACATCTTCATGACTAAGGGCCCCAGAGAGGTAGTGGAGTCCTTACTTTGCTGTAAAAATAAGCTGAGCAGGCAGCCAGAGACACAGACTGTGGTTACTCTGTCAGAGACGGTCACCGAGACCCGCCTTTGA
- the LOC115201502 gene encoding gonadotropin subunit beta-2: protein MLGLHVGTLISLFLCILLEPVEGSLMQPCQPINQTVSLEKEGCPTCLVIQTPICSGHCVTKEPVFKSPFSTVYQHVCTYRDVHYETIRLPDCPPWVDPHVTYPVALSCDCSLCNMDTSDCTIESLLPDFCITQRALMDGNMW from the exons ATGTTAGGTCTTCATGTAGGCACCTTGATCTCCCTGTTCCTGTGCATTCTCCTGGAACCTGTTGAGGGGTCTCTCATGCAGCCCTGTCAGCCCATCAACCAGACTGTGTCTCTCGAGAAGGAAGGCTGCCCAACGTGCTTAGTCATTCAAACCCCTATCTGCAGTGGCCACTGCGTCACCAAG GAGCCGGTTTTCAAGAGCCCATTTTCCACCGTGTACCAGCATGTGTGCACCTACCGGGACGTCCACTATGAAACGATCCGCCTACCTGACTGTCCCCCTTGGGTGGACCCTCATGTCACCTACCCTGTGGCTCTGAGCTGTGACTGCAGCCTCTGTAACATGGACACTTCTGACTGTACCATCGAGAGCCTGCTGCCAGACTTCTGCATTACCCAAAGAGCACTAATGGATGGTAACATGTGGTGA
- the LOC115201501 gene encoding G-protein coupled receptor 4-like, whose translation MDASLCNISDDIASNSSLVETIVQWTTFSIGFPLICLSIYAMYFLIRADHIAPVYVINLLIADLIQICMRPIILSVSWKFIATMIEFFGISASVGFMVCVALERYLVIAFPLWYRFRRNIKYSLIVSSFIWVVPFIQIYMFHLTPTSEISLILFAVSLLIPFPLLVFFLVGTLKALSVSISVPAVEQRRIIGTLALVLGNYTVLFLPLIIQYLISAVTCQKDVMIGTIFESFSPLVDPLLYVFMRKGAKDTLAFPCFDKLMGDQEQSQVTNTMTITDSGVEGSR comes from the coding sequence ATGGACGCAAGCCTCTGCAATATTTCGGATGACATCGCATCAAATAGCAGCCTCGTTGAAACCATTGTACAGTGGACAACATTCTCCATTGGTTTTCCTCTGATCTGTCTGTCCATTTATGCCATGTACTTCCTGATCAGAGCTGATCACATCGCTCCAGTCTATGTTATCAACCTTCTTATTGCAGATCTCATTCAGATTTGCATGAGGCCAATCATACTGTCTGTTTCCTGGAAATTTATAGCAACAATGATTGAATTCTTTGGTATCAGTGCAAGCGTTGGTTTCATGGTATGTGTTGCTCTCGAGAGATATCTTGTGATTGCATTTCCTCTCTGGTACCGTTTTCGCCGTAACATCAAATACTCGCTCATAGTGTCCTCCTTTATCTGGGTGGTTCCTTTCATCCAAATCTACATGTTTCACCTCACACCGACTTCTGAGATTTCACTTATTTTGTTTGCAGTTAGCCTCCTCATACCCTTTCCACTGCTTGTATTCTTCCTTGTGGGCACGTTGAAAGCTCTGTCCGTCTCCATCTCTGTGCCAGCTGTCGAACAGAGACGGATTATTGGTACCCTGGCCCTTGTGCTGGGCAATTACACAGTCCTGTTCCTACCCCTCATCATACAATATCTGATATCAGCGGTAACATGCCAAAAGGATGTGATGATTGGGACAATCTTTGAGAGTTTCAGCCCCCTTGTGGATCCTCTACTCTATGTGTTCATGAGAAAGGGAGCTAAGGACACTCTGGCCTTCCCCTGCTTCGACAAGCTCATGGGTGACCAGGAGCAGAGTCAGGTCACAAACACTATGACCATAACTGATAGTGGAGTAGAAGGCTCCAGGTAG